ctcgagggctcagcacatctcTTTTGCCTCATCTTTGCTTATCAAAACCTGGAGAATTTTAGGGAGGCTGGGGAATTATTCTGTAGTAGTATTTTGTGGCAATGAGTCACTGCTTATTTTCTAAACAGGTTAAGGACTTATTCAGCGAGTTTTGGCAGTATGATCTAAggcaatatttttccttacagATGAAACTCATGCTATCAGTGATCTGACCCTCCTCAAAGTTTAATTTCCTCTCAACTATATTTTCAGGGAACGTTAGACTCAGCTCTGATGTCAGAAGCAATGAATGTAGTCAACCACTCTATGGTGTCTGAGTTTGTGTTCCTGGGACTCTCCAATTCCTGGGAGATCCAGCTTCtgctcttcctcttttcctccttgtTCTACGTGGGAAGCCTGATGGGAAACCTCCTCATTATGTTCTCTGTGACCTCCAACCCTCACTTACACTCCCCCATGTACTTCCTGCTGGCCAACCTCTCCTTGCTTGACCTTGGAGTTTGTTCTATTGCAGCCCCCAAAATGATTTATgatcttttcagaaaacacaaagCCATCTCCTTCGGGGGTTGTATAACTCAGATCTTCTTTATTCATTCTATTGGGGGGACAGAAATGGTGCTGCTCATACCCATGGCCTTTGACAgatatgtggccatctgtaaaccCCTCCACTACCTGACCATCATGAGCCCGCGGATGTGCATTTGGATTTTCATTACTGCCTGGATCCTTGGCCTCATCCACTCTGTGGCCCAACTGGCTTTTGTCGTAGACCTACCCTTCTGTGGCCCTAATGTATTGGACAGCTTTTACTGTGATCTCCCTCAGCTCATTAAACTTGCTTGCACAGAGACCAACAGACTGGAGTTTATGGTCACCGCCAACAGTGGACTCATCTCTGTGGGTTCCTTCTTCATACTGATCCTTTCTTATGTCTTCATTCTGGCCACTGTTTGGAAACATTCTTCAGGTGGATTATCCAGGGCCCTCTCCACTTTGTCAGCTCACATCACTGTGGTGGTTTTATTCTTTGGGCCATTAATATTCTTCTACACATGGCCCTTCCCCTCATCACACTTGGACAAATTTCTTGctatctttgatgcagttctCACTCCTTTTCTGAATCCAGTCATCTATACATTCAGGAACAAGGAAATGAAGACAGCAATGAGGAAACTTTGCCATCAGCTTGTGAGCTACAGGAAGATGCCTTAATTGTTGTAAAGATATACCCTTTACCTGAtgacaagggaaaaaaaacaaaagttgttgAAATCTTATTACTCTGTTAATTTCATATACTAGGTTACATTTAAGCATCTACCATGTTGTTTTGTATCTCTAACACTCTAGTAAATAAGGATAAAAGGAGCAAACATTGGAGCTTTCTGTGTTTCAGACCCTGTTAGgagttttatatacattattttatttaatattcacatCTTTAAATGGTAAGCCTTTTTAtcttggtaatttttttcttaaattaggaAATACTTCTTGCTCATTCTCCTTACAATTACTATGTAAAATTTCACACCAAAGCTGATTTTCATCTTAATCCCCAACTTCCAATCATCTTATCTCTCAAATAGTGCCAAACAGTGAATGGGTATGTTCAACAATTCAGCCTTGGATATTGCCATATTATACTTTTTCACTCTTATACTTAGCCTGCTATGAATGTGTTAATGTTATTTCTCTCAAATTACTAAGCTTTCATAATATCTAATTGGTTTCATCTATTCTCTCTTAGTTTAGTGTCTGTTTGCTTCCTATTGCCCCATATCCTTTGGCTACCTAGAGAACCACCGATTGTATAAAAGAACTATGACATTTTAGAACTGAAATTTTAGAGATTATTTGTTCCAATATGTTTACTTTATAGTTAATTATACTCTGTCACAGAAATGTTAAATGATAGACTAAGGGTGAGGATCAGATCACCTTTagattaaaaaaagttttaaataatctCTAGGCCCACTGATGATTTAGATTCTTGAACTTTCCATTAAGAGACTACACCTTGGGTTTTCTATTGCCTTTCTATTTCTGACCCTGCCTAAAGTGGAAGTGACACCAGTAAGATAATTATTCCTTTCATTGGTAACAATTTTCTATGCTTATTTGCTATTTCcaagttatttctttattttcagctGAAGAAGTAATTTCTTGAACCAAGTTCTGGTTATTTTAACACTAGATGATTATATCAACTCTCCGTGGACTTCTCATTCATGGCttttatttatgtcatttatttaaaaattcacaatcaGTATTCCTCAGTCAATATTGCTTTCCATTGTAATGAACACTGTAAAGGGCATTCGCATCACTTTATTATTGCTATCAGTATTTGCCAGTAATCTTAAGTAAGCTACAAGAATTTCAGGTATGAATTTTTCTGCATTCCTTTACATGCTTTATTAGTGGATCATGGTATCTATGATTGAACAGCTGGAGCACTTTAGAACTTTTGGGAACCAAGGGATAttataagccagagacaaaattCATTCTGATCTATGAACCAATTAAGCTACTGCTTTATAAACTAACACCAAACCATGATCAAATTACACTAATGCctacttattttaaaatgtcacattTATATTCAATTCCTGGTAGGCTGGTGAGTTCTGGTAGATCTTTGGAATGAATGAATCCTCTTAAACCACTGACACATTCCAGacttatgaaattatttttctcctttatattcacttttcttcttattttattttggacaTCTTTAAAAGTGTTAATTCATTTGCAAAATTAATACTTATGAGAACAGTCATACATTGACCTTACATTAACTCAACCAgtgagaaatttttctttttggcagAAATCAGCCTTTGACTCAGGACTGTCCTATGTATGAAATTGTGCCTTTTCACTCTTCCTTGTTCACACTTCCCTTTCTCTTTATGATTTCAGAGATCACCTCTTTAAATATTAGCCTTACAAATGCTATGAGGTTCTCTGACTTTCTATTTGACAAATTGAATCTTGAGGTATAATCACTCCAAGTAAAATCTTACAACATTCAGGTCAGATTATCATCATTTTGCTTGCTCTTAACTTCTTAATTTATAAACCGGATAGAAACTTCCAGAGCTCTCTTTTCAACTATCTGCACTCTCATAGCATTTTTAAAGTGATTTCATTGcttttgtgtaaccaccaccaccaccaccatcaacatttattgagcacttacaatgTGTTTGGTATTATCCTAAgctctttacatatattaaatcaTTGAATTCTCATAGCAATCAGAGAGGTAATATTCTAATTTGCACTTTAGAGATGATGTAACTGAGACACAGATGGACAGTAGAGCTGGGGTGTAAATCCAAACATCCTCTGTTCCAGCATCCCTGCCCTTAATCCCCACACTCCACTGCCCACCAAGATGGTGGGTCTCTTTTATCTgtacttttaaaatctgaaaacgTTTTAACCTTTATATTTAAcagcataaaataataaatatgaaccAATAAAATATAATGCAATTCAAGATTTGTGTTCTGTTATTTTAATGTACCATGAAAGTCTCCTTCTATTTGCCATGCAAAATGGTTAATATTCAGAGAtaatttttatgataaaataattttacaaccTTCTCGTGTTCAAGCAGAATTAGGCATAAATAGAGGgattgttggggacgattaaggtagcatgtataaaatccaccctcagcgatgccggagatatgcaacatgacagctggggctgatgcaatagcggcttaagttgccctcagccttctatggaagtgatagccgtttgcgcctaagattcacatctagagtgctagctttactatcccagcaacagtagccaccaatcctgtgctagccttacatctgccatccgccctagcaacagcagcagccaatcctaggccgccacccgttcgtactagccactccctctaccttagggtatatataccctgcctcttcaataaagttttgcagcttgatcagaaacctgtcttgctgtcattcctcgtgtctcttgtcccataccattcctccctcacaggactcagagcctccgttgaacgtcccgccggccgggacaaggGATGTTCATCATCTACTCCTTAGAGATATTTACTCCCTGATATAGTCATGTTATTGGAGGAGAAGATAGAAGCCTGAGTGGACATCTCCTGAGGTTCCCTTAACACCGAGAATCTGAAAGTTTGCATCCTTATCCAGGCAGAGGATGAGACAATTTTTGAACAAATAATTCACTGCTTCCTGATTCTATACAATCTGCTTTTCCAAAGCACCCCAAcaagatattaaagaaaaaatgaacattaAGATTCAAGCACAGCTTTTTCTGGCATGCACAAGACTCTCTCTCCTTAGCCTATATACTTAACTAGTAGAAATTTGTTTTTGAGATGGTTTCTGCATCATGTTAGTATATTTCAAAGTAATAGATGTCTGTATTTCAATGGCTAGGGACAgggatttattttcatttctttaacttTGTGTCTCTGTTGAGTTTTCAAAAACTACAGTTGAGAACCAAATATGAAATGCTTTTAAGAAGGCACGTTTAGTGatgctgctgtgacaaattatACTTGGAAGAATGTTTTGGTCAATATGATGTTgcgatttttatttttactctaggCTTTATATGACATTGACTCTGTGATTCCAACAATAATGACAGAGGTGCAATTTGGTCCAATTGCATAGtacatagtaaatataaaaaaaataggtGGAGGTAGAATAATGttcattctttctcttatttATCTTGTGAATTCTGAAGTACATATGGCTAGTAAAAGTTGAGAGAAGGCCTGagaaatttttcattaataattaACTAGGGCTGATACAGAAGAGTTATGTAGACATTCTGGATGGACTTGGTTGTTTCATTACAATCTAAGGATTGGACCTCTATTTGGTTTCTAGAACCTTAATTTTCTCAGCATGTCCAGAAATAATCTCTTTTTGGGAGAATAACTCCTGATACACAAACCCACTGGATGCTAATGTAAAACCTACTATTTCTATTTGTTAATTTGTAATAAGAAACAAATGCCAAAGGATATCCTGCAATGGAGGCCTCTGGCTAGCCCATTCTGTCTCTCTAGGAACAGCAATGTAGAAAGTTGAATTAGAAACAGAAGGCTGGAGTTAAGTTTAAAATTTCAATACCTAGAGGCATTAAGCAGTTTTTAAAGTCAGTTGATATGTGCCAGTTGGGAATGATGAATTCCCAACACACAATTCCAAATTTCTAAGATATCACCATATGGTAGAGGAGAGGGATGTGAAAACAAATTATTGCAAGACAGCATGATAAATGTCATAATCAATGCATCCCTAAGTTTATGTCTATAAGATATAAGACCACTTGGAGAGAGGTGACCATCCCATAGCCAACACTAAGGTCCCGGACATGTGAGTGAGGCAATCCTAGACACTCTAGCTTGGTCTAGTTGCCAGGTGACGGATGCCTCATGAGGGAGCCCAGGGAAACCAGTAGAACTGCTCAGCTGAGCTTAGCCCAATGGGCAGTCTCATGAGCAAGTAAAACGTTATCGATTTAAGCTactttgttatgcagcaacagataaaaaaaatatgtatgtgtgtgtatatatatgtatgatgaTGTTTCCACAGATctcttatatatacatatacatatacatataaaatactttGTATAATTATAGTTTATCAATGGTCCTTACAGATTCTCTGCACTCTTTTAATGTAAGGATATAAAATATAGCCAGAAGAGaatttctgttctttaaaaagCTCCCTGTGATAGAGTAATACCATTAGTATTTGCCTCATCTCAGTTCCACTAAACGTCTGAGCTCATCCCTTGTGCTGCTCTTTTAATACCCTAGTCATCTCTCCACTTCCCACATGCAATTAAGAACTAAGGCTTGCCTGACCAAGTGCATATTTTATTACCTCTAATTTAGTTATCCTTTCCAGTGGGACACGGATCACATTCTAGACAACACTTTGGGGTCCTCTCTTTCTATCCCCcccactttccttccttctggagATGAGTGGCATTATTTTCAAGGTTTTAAAGTAGAAATTTTCAGACTTAAAGAATTTCTTCTCCcacaaataagaaaaacaggCAGATAAAAAGATTAAATGCTCTAATTGTCATGCAAAATATCCCTAGTCTTTCTCCTGTGTTTGATTCAAGTGACCCATTACCAGCTTTTCACTTTGGTTCCTTTGGCCAAACTTCTGTGATCCTAATAAACAATTCCCTTGGCCAAATGTACTCAGGGGTGGCAATCCCAGGTCTCTACATGTAACTTACTTCTCATTGCTGCTAATTAGCTATCTTCCCTACTATAGAAGTATTATATGTAGGTTTTTATTTCAgatgtcaacatttggaagagaAGAGCTCTACATTCTGTGGTCCTCTTACTCTTGATGATTTGGACTTCTGTGGTCTAGACTCAGATAAGGTTAGATGAAAGGAAATTGTCTTTAATGGAGATCAGAATTTCAAGCTGAAGGGAATAGAGCAATGAGAGAGGAATCTAATCAACCTGAAACATATCAGTTCTGTCATTCACCAGTGAGATTGGAGAAGATCAAACTCACAGCCAAAATATAGAATACAGTGGGATGAGTGGAGTCAAGTATGACATTAagttcagttttggaaaattcttctgGTGATGTTTCCACAGAGCTCTTGAAAGTGGGCCTCCAGGCAAAGAACAAAGTAGTAGCAGAAGATTTGAGCCCACTGGGAGTAAAATGTGTAGAATTTCGGGCAATGCTGAGGAAACTAACTTTGATCTATTGTGATTTCCTGGATGAAAAGGTAGGACCATCACAGCAAAGGATGTATGGATCTCTTTAACTTGGACTCTTTGACCAAGGATCAAGCATATTAATTCTGGATTTGCCACCAAATGTTCTGTAGCTTCAGCAAAACCATTTACCCCCTCTGTACATTGCATTCTTTGACTGTAAAGTGATTTCACAGTACTAGCAATGTTTCATTTGTTACCACAATATCATAAATTAACAGCATTAATAATCTACAGTACAGGGCCTGCCGCATTGGTAGCAGTAGAAACAATCATTTTGGGAGTTGCAACTCTAGTGCCTGTTCCTGAATATCTTTCTAGTATTCTGAACTGTGTTCTGGGTTCCTTCTACCCATCTCAGTAAGAATAAACTAGTTGAAAAATTTCTTGGGTGATCAGATTTTGAGATGTCTCtgcaaatttaatttattttccaacaACTCCAAGTTAAACTCAACCTTTGTTAGTAACTCCAGAGTAAAGGTTAGGAAGGAAAGGATTACAAATCTTTATCTGAGGGATTCCAAATGTtgatctactttaaaaaaaatctagaaggGCTTGTCAGCCTTGCTTGAATTGGTAGCAAGTACATATGATTTAtaattgttttcctgtttgtgTCGGCCAGCACAAGGATGAGCAGTCCTGAGCAAAGGACAGAGTAATAGGTCTCTGCTGATTTCTGAAGTGTatctcattttttccattctatGTTTAGTGGTGGGAATATGGTCAGAGGTTGGTGGTATGTGTTGAAACACAATTATGGGTTTCAAAACACTACTAAGGCACATTGGGTTTTAGTTGCTGTTAACCACAAGAATCTATCTTTTTTCATAGTAGTGAGTTAAGTAGACATCTTCACTTTTGTCTTCACTGAAAAGATCAGATGTGAATTACTATTCTGCCCTTGTTAAAAGGGATGTTTGGTGGAAACCAAGGTAAAATATTGCTCCTAGAGACCTCAAGTCTTCAGTCTAGACAGAAtgtgaaagacagttttagaACTGGTGCCACCAACAATGAGGGAATACACCTGATTTCCAACTGTTTGCCAACACTAGGAATTATCTAACTTTAATTTCTTGTAGCTCATTACATAAAATATGTCATCCTTTTTAAGGATAAAACTAAGTTGTGGAGAAATGAAAAAGTGCTTGGGATGAGCAGGAACTTGGAGAATTGTGAAAGCAACTTTCAATTTCCAGGAAGTAACTTAGAATTTAATTGTGGGCTTGGATAAATTTCATCAGAGGGGGTGATGGTGATAATCAATGTGAAAGAGACCTAACTGAATCCAAGCTGAGGTACCCTTATGATTGGGATATAGGTTGTACCATTATTATAGAGATGTATAAAAAAGGTATTTTAATGACATATTTAAGAACATCCTTTGCAATGCCAGGGAATTAAATGGTGCTCTTTGCTAGACCACtattagaaaatttttattatcAGTGTTTCTTGGTTTAGTTactacaatataaaaaaatttttcctcACCTACCGTATATAAGGGTAAGGGTATCAAAGACAACTTCATGGAGGAGGTAGTTTTCCAGTGTGGGTAATGAAGGGTGGGAAGTAATAGAGATGTAATTAGGGCAGAACATTGCAGACTGAGTGAAGATTTTGTACAGGGAAGACATGAGCTGAAATATTTGACGATGGGTAAGAGGGAAGATGTCATGTACAGGGGCATGACTAGCAAATAGAAGGAAGTTTAGTTTAGAGTGTAGTGTTTAAAGAGGAGCAGAACAAAAAATTAGTTAATATCCTGGGAGAAGTTTtgatctttattttaatttgggaGATAGATTCTAAATTTGGAAGTTTTGAATCACTGAAGACACAAATTGTGTAATTTTCCAAAtctacatacatttttaaaaaaactttatcaaaaaatgaaaaaaaaaacatttcaaatgaaacaaaacaaaggaataagaaaaaaaaaatcctaaaataactacattgcttccaatatgctcctaccataccccaagaaaaacGTTTTGTAAAACTAAACTTGATAATCACTGCAAGTGAAAATTATAAGTTCCTTTCTCCCTCatagctttctcaatcccacttgTTAGAGATAATTATTAATGGCTTTTTATCAACCTAAACATTTTGTATCTatcattattttactttatttaattaattttatttttaaaatccaaatggGATAAGGTGAGTTCAGGAATCTGCCATTTTCTCTCCTTATCAATCCTAAGTACATTTAAGTCTACCTTAGTATTAAAATGGCTGCATATCATTCTACAGGAAGGACCCAGTATTGATTACTTAACTAGTTCCCTATTTGTACACAATTTATTTTCAGGCGTTTGCTCTTATAAACAATGCTTCAGTAAACATCTCTGTATCTGtttctttgtccattttgttcacatGCACAAATACATCTCTCCAGGAATGTTTTCCTAGAAGTAGAATAGCTGAGTTAAAGTATATGAGCATGCAAAATTTTGGAAAGTATTACCAAATTGGAAATGTTTTATCAATTTATTCTACAACCATCATAAGGCTGCCTGTTGCTCCACTTCCCCCCTAattctgtattttgtcaaatgtttaaAACTCTGAGGGTGTGATAAGGAGAAACTGGCatcttaatagtaataataaactacctattttaatatgcatttatttaattataaatgaGTTTAAGTATTTCTATATGCAAGTAAACAGCACCATTTGTAAATCCTGtgatattttcaattttacattttcttctctctttggaATTTATGACATTACTCTTATTTTGGACTCTCTTTTACCTGATGTTGTAAATCCTCCCACCTGccttcctcccccagccccagttGGAGTCCCCTTCATTGTATCCAGAATTGTGTCACTTTCTCTAGCAGTTCACCTATGTGTTGGCGAGTGCCATGCTCTAGCATcctcttgcttctttctttcctgccctTATCTAAATAACTCATCAAGTCTGCTCAATTCAGAGATGTGAGAAATTTACATCTCCAGGATTTAAAAACCACATATAAAGATTTTGAAAGAACTTGTCAATTGGTCATAGAAGTGGTATTATATTAAAGGATGTTCAAATTATGAAATCCACTGCCACTTAAGTATTTTACATAGTTAATGTATAAAACCCTTTCAATTTAAGTCATATATGCAATGACAAAAATAATGTCACTTTAAAATACAACAGAGCTATCCATCCAAATAGTAAATGTGCAATGTATTTTTTTTGCAATAAGATGTACAACAGAGGAATATGTATTGCTTTGTGTTTGAAACTGTCTCCAAAGGCATCATTAGCCTTTGCCTCATTAAATGACAACTACTGAATTGCTCATGATTTTGCCAAGATCAGTGTCATTTCTCCTGAAACAGAGTTTCTCCTTACTCTCCTCTTTCAGACAGCACGAGAGTCATCACTGCTGACAGAGGCAATGGATAGAACTAATCACTCTGCGGTGTCTGAGTTTGTATTCCTGGGACTTTCCAATTCATGGGAGATCcaaattcttctcttctttttttcatctgttttctatGTGGCAAGTCTAATTGGAAACCTCCTCATTGTGCTAACTGTGACCTCCAGCCCTAGTTTACAGTCTCCCATGTACTTCCTGCTGACCAACCTTTCCATCATTGACCTGATATTTTGCTCTTGTACAACTCCCAAAATGATTTATgaccttttcagaaaacacaaagCCATCTCCTTCGGGGGTTGTATAACTCAGGTCTTCTTTATTCATGCTATTGGGGGAGCAGAAATGGTGCTGCTCATAGCCATGGCATTTGACAgatatgtggccatctgtaagccCCTCCACTACCTCACCATCATGAGCCCACGGATGTGCATTTTGATTTTAGTTGCTTCTTGGATCATTGGCCTTATTAATTCAGTGACCCAGTTGGCTTTTGTTGTAGACCTGCCTTTCTGTGGCCCTAATGAACTAGACAGCTTTTTCTGTGACCTTCCTCGATTTATCAAACTTGCTTGCATCGAGACCTACACTTTGGGATTCATGGTTACTGCCAATAGTGGGTTTATCTCTGtggccttttttttaattctgatcaTCTCTTACATCTTTATATTGATCACTGTTCAGAAAAAATCTTCAGGTGGTATATCCAAGGCTCTCTCCACCCTGTCAGCTCATGTCACTGTGGTGCTTTTATTCTTTGGGCCATTAATATTCTTTTACACATGGCCCTTTCCCACATCACATCTGGATAAATTCCTTGCCATCTTTGATACCATTGTCACTCCTTTTCTAAATTCAGTCATCTACACTTTCAGGAATAAAGAGATGAAGGTGGCCATGAGGAGATTATGCACTCATATTGTAAATTACAATAACAtctcttaaatattttgaaaatgtagtAGTGGGCAAAATATACTAGAATTTCAGATGGATGTGCAGTATAAGTCTTGTTGACTCAAACAAGTGTCACTATCTACTAGTTTATGGTgtgcctccttccccacccccaaatcgAATTGTAATGTCATTCTCTGGACACTGCTTATGTGagacttaaaaaataaaggtggTGGCTATTTTAGCTCACCATTTCCAAATATCTTACCTCTATATGGTGCcaatttaaatgaatataaatgtgAAACGATTTAGAAAATCAGTATATGGCTTATTgcccattttctgtttttcctagGTTAAGCGGTCTTTCTTATTTTATAGGTAGTATTAATTTGTGCCTCACCTGATTTGCCTTACTACacggctgatttttttttctcagttcatTATCTGTTAGTTTACcttatgtgttttatttattactCTGACTTTTTCAGGGTATCATTCAAGGTTCAGCCAGGAGACAGAAAccaaatccatttttttaattttaattcattctattgagatatattcacataccacgcagtcatacaaaacaaatcatacattagattgttcacagtaccattacatagttgtgcatttgtcaccaaaataatccctgacaccttcattaccatacacacaaaaataacaagaataataattacagtgaaaaagagcaattaaagtaaaaaagaacactgggtgcctttgtttgcttgtttgtttttttccttccccatttttctactcatccatccataaactagacaaagtggagtgtggtccttatggctttcccaatcacattgtcacccctcataagctacatttttatacaatcatctccaagattcatgggttctgggttgtagtttgatagtttcaggtatttactgctagctactccaattcactagattctaaaaagggttatatatattgtgcttaagagtgcccaccagagtgacctctcggctccttttggaatctctctgccactgtgacttatttcatttcctttcacatcccccttttggtcaagaagatgttctccctcccacgatgttgggtctaCATTCCCCCCAGGAGCCATAtgctacgttgccagggagattctatctcctgggtgtctgatcccacatagtggggagggcagtgatttcacctgccaagttgggttagctagagagagagggccacatctgagcaacaaagaggcattcaggaggcagctcttagacacaattatagggaggcctagcctctcctttgcagcaacagtcttcccaagggcaagtcctgtggtagagggctcaacccatcaagccaccagtcccctatgtctgtgagcacattagcaaccatcgaggtggggaagcccaatacccctgcattctccaccagctcctcagggaggcactgcatatttttttcatttttttttttattaactctttttttttaaaatcaagtatataaaaaataaaaaaattaaaaaaattaaaaaaacatacaataaaaaaacatttcaaacagaccataacaagggagtaagaaaaagacaactaacctaagataactactttatttccaacatgttcctactgtatcCCAAGAAATTaccctaatatagcaacatttctgtgaacatgttcctactacacccattagaaattaacagaccatagtcattcctgggcattcccagaatgttaaatttacccacgatagcttatctgttcttattggattattgttcccccttccttaattgttctctctcacaagttcccctacattctacattataaaccatttgttttacatttttcaatgttcacaatagtggtagcatataatatttctctttgtgtgcctggcttatttcactcagcattatgtcttcaaggttcatccctgtcgtgatatgtttcacgacatcgttccgtcttactgccgtgtagtagtccatcatgtgtatataccacatttcatttatccacttatctgttgaaggatgtttgggttgtttccatctcttggcaattgtgaataatgctgctatgaacattggaatgcagatatctgtttgtg
The Choloepus didactylus isolate mChoDid1 chromosome 4, mChoDid1.pri, whole genome shotgun sequence DNA segment above includes these coding regions:
- the LOC119533402 gene encoding olfactory receptor 4F15-like, whose protein sequence is MNVVNHSMVSEFVFLGLSNSWEIQLLLFLFSSLFYVGSLMGNLLIMFSVTSNPHLHSPMYFLLANLSLLDLGVCSIAAPKMIYDLFRKHKAISFGGCITQIFFIHSIGGTEMVLLIPMAFDRYVAICKPLHYLTIMSPRMCIWIFITAWILGLIHSVAQLAFVVDLPFCGPNVLDSFYCDLPQLIKLACTETNRLEFMVTANSGLISVGSFFILILSYVFILATVWKHSSGGLSRALSTLSAHITVVVLFFGPLIFFYTWPFPSSHLDKFLAIFDAVLTPFLNPVIYTFRNKEMKTAMRKLCHQLVSYRKMP
- the LOC119533403 gene encoding olfactory receptor 4F6-like, which encodes MDRTNHSAVSEFVFLGLSNSWEIQILLFFFSSVFYVASLIGNLLIVLTVTSSPSLQSPMYFLLTNLSIIDLIFCSCTTPKMIYDLFRKHKAISFGGCITQVFFIHAIGGAEMVLLIAMAFDRYVAICKPLHYLTIMSPRMCILILVASWIIGLINSVTQLAFVVDLPFCGPNELDSFFCDLPRFIKLACIETYTLGFMVTANSGFISVAFFLILIISYIFILITVQKKSSGGISKALSTLSAHVTVVLLFFGPLIFFYTWPFPTSHLDKFLAIFDTIVTPFLNSVIYTFRNKEMKVAMRRLCTHIVNYNNIS